AATCCGGCTCTATGTAATTCTGGGTTTCTTCCATACTGCTTGCCACTGCACCCGGACGCGGATCCATTTGGCGGATGGCTTCAAAAGCTTCCTGCAATTTCTCACGGTCAACGTTGAACTTTTGCAGCAGCTTCGAAAAGTGCTTTTTCTCAAATGCCTTCCAGGCCTGATCTACAATTTTAATTGCCAGGTTTTTACCCGGTAAGTCTTTTTCTGAAGCTTTTAGCTGTACCAAAAGACAATCCCTTAAATCTTGTGAAGCGATACCGATTGGATCCAGCTGCTGAATCCGCTTCCGAACATCATCCACCATTTCCTCATCAACAAGAATACCTTTATTGAAAGCGATGTTGTCTACAACGGCTTCTAATTCCCGACGGAAATATCCATCTTCATCCAAAGACCCCAGAATCTGGTCTGCGATGAGCTGCTCTTCTTCCGAAAGATTCAAAAATACTACTTGCTCCTCCATCTCTTCTAAAAAAGAAGCTTGATAAGGGTTCGGCAAATCCCTCCACTCATCCATATCCGGATTGTAAGTAGAACTGAATTCTTCCCCGTCGTACTCAGTATTGGTCTCAAATTCATCCCAGTCAACCTCATGCTCTTCCAGGCTCTCGAGGGCTTCTTCCCTTTCTTCCTTCGGCTCTTCTTCCCTTTCTGAAAGACTTACGATTTCGACCTCACCGGGGTCAACTTCCTCAAGTACAGGGTTAGCCTCCATCTCTTCCTTGATACGCTGCTCCAGGGCAATGGTAGGCAGCTGCAGCAATTTGATATACTGCAGCTGTTGCGGAGATAGCTTTTGCTGTAAACTCTGCTGCTGCCTCTGATTTAAATTCTGTTGGTTACGGAGCATGACCTTCCTTTTTTCGAATCTCTTTACAAGCTTCAATAAAACTTGAGAACCATTTTTCGCCGTATCTGCGCACCAATGGTCTCTCTAAAAACTCAGCCAAATACGTATTTTCCTTTTCTGCTTTTTCGCATGCAGCAGAACATAGTTTCGGAACATATTCAAAGTTCGCATAGTCAAAATTGGCGATTCTCTTTAGTCGAACCGGAAATAGATGACAGCTGATGGGTTTTTCCCAACTCATTCTTCCGTCAAAGTAAGCTTGTTGAATAGCGCAGTAAGCAACTTCATCGTCATTATATTTCACAAAAATACATTCGTTGCTCTCAACTGTTGAAATTTCATAACCCGCCTTCTGAGATCCAACAACTACCCCATCCCTTTCAGCCACCTCAATAGCTTCCGGGCGTAATTCACCTTTTAGCTTTTTATAGGCTTTATGAAGTACCGGAATTTCCTCTTTTGAAACGGGAGCTCCGGCATCACCCACCACACAGCAGGCACCTTTGCAACGAGGAAGGTCGCACGCAAACTTCGCGGTAGCGATATCATTTGAAAGGATAGTATT
The window above is part of the Balneola sp. genome. Proteins encoded here:
- the rpoN gene encoding RNA polymerase sigma-54 factor, yielding MLRNQQNLNQRQQQSLQQKLSPQQLQYIKLLQLPTIALEQRIKEEMEANPVLEEVDPGEVEIVSLSEREEEPKEEREEALESLEEHEVDWDEFETNTEYDGEEFSSTYNPDMDEWRDLPNPYQASFLEEMEEQVVFLNLSEEEQLIADQILGSLDEDGYFRRELEAVVDNIAFNKGILVDEEMVDDVRKRIQQLDPIGIASQDLRDCLLVQLKASEKDLPGKNLAIKIVDQAWKAFEKKHFSKLLQKFNVDREKLQEAFEAIRQMDPRPGAVASSMEETQNYIEPDFEVYWRGAGEGESKRGEFVINLNQRNAPSLRISPEYKQMWDEIKAKKKKNTDAEAHSFMKNKINSAQWFIESIRQRQNTLMNIMKTIVALQEDFFKYGEGLKPMILKDVAERIGMDISTVSRVVNGKYVQTHFGVYELKYFFNEGLETESGEEVSNREVKNFLEKLIDGEDKQKPLSDQQLTDLLNEKGYKVARRTVSKYREQLNQPVARMRKQVI